In Aminobacterium sp. MB27-C1, a single genomic region encodes these proteins:
- a CDS encoding DUF4387 domain-containing protein encodes MKTKNICDLARTVRSKNAGSFMITLEIIFDDRSVYEKVKKSGVVTQEAIARVYDVSTDKVLDFMFFDPGMGIKANLRRSIASGGPSETDVYGCQQYAPLFSLEVPWDE; translated from the coding sequence ATGAAAACAAAAAATATATGTGACCTGGCCAGAACGGTTCGAAGCAAAAATGCAGGGAGCTTCATGATTACTCTTGAGATTATTTTTGACGATCGTTCTGTCTACGAGAAAGTGAAAAAAAGCGGTGTGGTAACTCAGGAGGCTATCGCCCGTGTCTACGATGTTTCTACAGATAAAGTGCTTGATTTTATGTTTTTTGATCCTGGAATGGGTATAAAGGCCAATCTCCGTCGTTCAATAGCCAGTGGCGGGCCATCTGAGACAGATGTATACGGGTGTCAGCAGTACGCGCCACTCTTTTCATTAGAGGTTCCATGGGATGAGTAA
- a CDS encoding MmgE/PrpD family protein, giving the protein MSNKPYARKLAEFAAGATFSDLPKEVVHQARRCLLDTVGVIIAGSAMADSSKAIQKFVKKMAPQGKASVIGTSQKVEGAYAALANGVAAHALELDDGSKYATYHPGASMIPTALALAEEQEATLGDVLLALALGYEVSLRIGTSVNPSHYLKGFHPTGTVGTFGTTIVSASLSGLDADGITSALGIAGSLASGINQYEIDGSYVKHLHPGNAARNGIFATRLAENGFTGPGEIIEGRLGFAHCFSNTFVPQILYEDLGGMWEFLKIYFKPYCSCRYVHYAVEAVENILKEHPFAADDIDFIRVRTHQNAKQGSDIPDYQTVLHARLSLQYGMGSMIVRGKAGLQEYTEDSIKDERVRALASKIAIEEDAEIQKHYPEKRTTIVEITDKRGETFSSTVDYAKGDPLNPMSDDDIREKFKDVTHTLLEDKQQEEIMNWIMNEEPTKKTLRNLMAMLSVNEG; this is encoded by the coding sequence ATGAGTAACAAGCCTTATGCAAGGAAATTAGCCGAATTTGCTGCCGGCGCAACTTTTTCAGATCTTCCTAAAGAGGTTGTTCATCAAGCACGGCGATGTCTTCTCGATACTGTTGGTGTCATTATTGCCGGTTCGGCTATGGCTGATTCATCGAAGGCGATACAAAAATTTGTGAAGAAAATGGCTCCGCAAGGGAAAGCGTCTGTTATTGGAACATCTCAAAAGGTGGAAGGGGCTTACGCTGCTCTTGCCAATGGAGTGGCTGCCCATGCCTTAGAACTTGATGATGGTTCTAAATATGCAACATATCATCCTGGAGCGTCTATGATTCCCACTGCTTTGGCCTTGGCAGAAGAGCAGGAAGCTACATTAGGCGATGTGCTTCTTGCCCTTGCTTTAGGATATGAAGTTTCATTGCGTATTGGTACATCGGTGAATCCCTCTCACTATTTAAAGGGTTTTCATCCTACCGGGACAGTGGGAACTTTCGGCACGACTATTGTAAGTGCCAGTTTATCGGGATTAGATGCTGATGGCATTACGTCGGCTCTCGGTATTGCTGGAAGCCTGGCATCGGGTATTAATCAATACGAGATTGACGGCTCGTATGTGAAACATCTTCATCCGGGGAATGCCGCGAGAAACGGCATATTTGCAACCCGTCTTGCAGAAAATGGTTTCACGGGGCCAGGGGAAATTATTGAAGGGCGATTGGGTTTTGCTCACTGTTTTTCCAATACATTTGTTCCACAAATTCTTTATGAAGACCTTGGTGGAATGTGGGAGTTCTTAAAAATATACTTTAAGCCCTACTGCTCGTGTCGATATGTTCACTACGCTGTTGAAGCTGTTGAAAATATCTTGAAAGAACATCCTTTTGCGGCCGACGATATCGATTTTATACGGGTTCGAACCCATCAGAATGCAAAACAGGGGTCTGATATTCCCGATTACCAGACAGTTCTTCATGCTCGGCTCAGTTTGCAGTATGGAATGGGATCAATGATCGTTCGAGGAAAAGCCGGTCTTCAGGAATACACGGAAGATAGTATTAAAGACGAGCGAGTCAGAGCTTTGGCATCGAAGATCGCAATTGAAGAAGATGCTGAAATACAGAAACATTATCCTGAAAAACGAACAACTATTGTGGAAATAACAGATAAGCGCGGAGAGACCTTTTCTTCAACTGTAGATTATGCCAAAGGAGACCCACTAAACCCCATGTCAGATGATGACATACGAGAAAAATTTAAAGATGTTACCCACACGCTTCTCGAAGATAAACAGCAAGAAGAAATAATGAATTGGATTATGAATGAAGAACCGACGAAGAAGACTCTTCGTAATCTTATGGCTATGCTCTCAGTGAATGAGGGATAA
- a CDS encoding MmgE/PrpD family protein encodes MKVPLDLNNTYLSKLSRFYADSNASAIPEDVLLKARRVLIDFLAEVAAGYKTGVFPAICTTYLLALGGKPEATILCYGKKVPALHGALALGALGHSIELDDGHRWGTSHPAVAIIPAALTVAEREKADFTRLLRAIVVGYDVMLRAARAINPSHLRRGFHSTGTCGALGAAAACACLHNLDAESFAYAVSLGGLQSAGLQEMLHDHPEVKPLQPGKAALAGVLAADLVRGGAKGPRSLFEGEHGWLKAMCHNEFSEDALMGDLGTRWEIMKTYTKLYPTCRHCHAAIDLAKEAKKTLGLSLNDIQSIHVKTYALGIVEVGQIFVPETFEEAMFSLPFSVTLALERGHVTLQDYDNESLHNEVLRQASLKIRVEEDEAMNRLYPEERGAWMKIDLHDGRSFEKYIPVAKGEPENPVSDSDLLEKLKGMVNVYYPEEFLSGLWQICVERPIDSVSYGEIVDHFGRFHS; translated from the coding sequence ATGAAAGTTCCCCTCGATCTAAACAACACGTATCTTTCAAAATTGAGCCGGTTCTACGCAGATAGTAACGCATCGGCTATTCCTGAAGATGTGCTTCTGAAAGCCCGTCGTGTACTTATCGATTTTCTTGCCGAAGTTGCAGCGGGGTATAAAACGGGAGTTTTCCCCGCTATTTGCACTACATATCTTTTGGCTCTCGGTGGAAAGCCGGAAGCAACCATTCTTTGCTACGGCAAGAAAGTTCCGGCTCTTCATGGAGCATTGGCTCTTGGTGCCTTAGGCCATTCAATCGAATTAGATGATGGGCATAGATGGGGAACAAGCCATCCTGCAGTGGCTATTATCCCGGCAGCATTGACCGTTGCAGAAAGGGAAAAAGCCGATTTTACACGTCTTTTGAGAGCTATTGTCGTTGGGTATGATGTAATGCTTCGCGCTGCGCGAGCTATCAACCCATCTCACTTGAGAAGGGGCTTCCACTCGACGGGAACATGCGGAGCTCTCGGTGCCGCTGCTGCATGTGCATGCCTTCATAACCTTGATGCCGAATCCTTTGCTTACGCCGTATCTCTCGGGGGATTACAAAGCGCAGGTTTGCAAGAGATGCTTCACGATCATCCTGAAGTAAAACCTCTTCAGCCAGGAAAGGCAGCCCTTGCCGGCGTTTTAGCAGCAGATCTGGTGAGAGGTGGGGCAAAGGGGCCTCGATCTCTTTTTGAAGGAGAGCATGGATGGCTCAAAGCCATGTGTCATAACGAGTTTTCCGAAGATGCACTCATGGGAGATCTGGGAACTCGTTGGGAAATCATGAAGACCTATACCAAGTTATATCCTACCTGTCGGCATTGTCACGCAGCTATCGACCTGGCGAAGGAGGCAAAAAAAACATTAGGTTTGAGCCTTAACGATATTCAGTCGATTCATGTGAAGACATATGCTTTAGGCATTGTCGAAGTCGGTCAGATCTTTGTTCCAGAGACCTTTGAAGAGGCTATGTTCAGCCTTCCCTTTTCCGTAACTTTGGCCCTTGAACGAGGACACGTAACCCTACAGGATTACGACAATGAATCTTTACATAATGAGGTTCTTCGGCAGGCGTCACTCAAAATACGTGTTGAAGAAGATGAAGCTATGAATCGCCTTTATCCAGAGGAGCGAGGGGCCTGGATGAAGATAGATCTGCATGATGGGCGCTCTTTTGAAAAGTACATTCCCGTAGCGAAGGGAGAACCTGAAAATCCAGTATCTGACAGTGATCTTCTGGAAAAACTCAAGGGTATGGTGAATGTCTATTATCCAGAAGAGTTCTTAAGCGGCTTATGGCAGATTTGTGTGGAAAGGCCCATAGACTCTGTCTCCTATGGGGAAATTGTTGATCATTTTGGGAGGTTCCACTCATGA
- a CDS encoding acyclic terpene utilization AtuA family protein — protein sequence MEKCSLLVSTGNLGDNIIEEESFYEGVKHHIDCFAADAGTADAGPTFLGANKPHNPIEWERHDLEVMLVESRKKKVPMIVGSCSTTGTDRTVDLYADLIRDIAKEHHLAPFKMALIYSQVDKNELLKRAENGETEPLEADFPLTKEVIDQTTNVTASMGVEQIVYALEQGADVIMAGRACDDAVLAAYPVFRGFDRGISLHMGKAAECASLVCWPQMVKESIIATVHPDHFTIEPMHPNQRATPHSLAAHSMYERTNPFVQGLPGGILDMHESVYESVTDRIAKVSGSKFVTSPDRSYKVKLEGAGEAGHRVYHFVGIRDPRAIEHIDTIIEDTRKKVSHIIGPSRDKDYELFFHVYGRNAVMREYEPILKTQSHELGIFIEVISHDLELATTVAKCAKFRFFYMSYPGQMNSSGGSVALLTDEPLYPQNKCYRWTIDHLLSLKDPLDSGIFKYHFEMVGES from the coding sequence GTGGAAAAATGTTCACTTCTCGTGTCTACCGGCAATTTGGGTGACAACATTATTGAAGAAGAATCTTTCTACGAAGGGGTAAAGCACCATATTGATTGTTTTGCTGCCGATGCGGGAACCGCCGACGCAGGTCCTACTTTTTTAGGTGCAAACAAACCTCATAACCCAATTGAATGGGAAAGACACGATCTCGAAGTTATGCTTGTCGAATCGAGAAAGAAAAAGGTTCCCATGATTGTAGGTTCATGTAGCACTACCGGAACAGATCGCACAGTAGATCTCTACGCAGATCTTATTCGTGATATTGCCAAAGAACATCATCTCGCACCCTTTAAAATGGCCCTCATCTATTCTCAAGTTGATAAAAATGAGCTCTTGAAACGAGCTGAAAATGGAGAAACAGAACCTCTCGAAGCAGATTTTCCTCTAACTAAAGAAGTAATAGATCAAACGACAAATGTTACAGCCAGTATGGGTGTGGAACAGATTGTTTATGCACTGGAACAAGGTGCCGATGTAATTATGGCTGGCCGTGCTTGTGACGATGCTGTATTAGCAGCCTACCCCGTATTTAGGGGATTTGATAGAGGAATCAGTCTTCATATGGGGAAGGCCGCCGAATGTGCCTCTCTTGTTTGTTGGCCTCAGATGGTTAAAGAGTCTATTATTGCCACCGTTCATCCAGATCACTTTACTATTGAACCGATGCACCCGAATCAGCGAGCTACGCCCCATAGCTTGGCCGCTCATTCTATGTACGAGCGAACCAATCCCTTTGTTCAGGGGCTGCCTGGTGGAATTCTCGATATGCACGAAAGCGTGTATGAGTCTGTTACAGATCGTATTGCCAAGGTTTCAGGAAGCAAATTTGTTACCTCTCCCGATAGAAGTTACAAAGTAAAGCTAGAAGGGGCTGGCGAAGCCGGACACAGAGTCTATCACTTTGTAGGAATCCGCGATCCCCGAGCCATTGAACATATTGACACGATTATAGAAGACACGAGAAAAAAAGTGTCTCATATTATCGGCCCTTCCAGAGATAAAGATTATGAGCTCTTCTTCCATGTTTATGGACGCAATGCCGTTATGAGAGAGTACGAACCTATTTTGAAAACACAATCTCACGAACTGGGAATTTTTATTGAAGTTATTTCGCATGATTTGGAATTAGCTACCACTGTTGCGAAATGTGCTAAATTCCGCTTTTTCTATATGAGCTATCCTGGTCAAATGAACTCTTCTGGCGGTTCTGTTGCCCTTCTCACTGATGAACCTCTCTACCCACAGAATAAGTGTTATCGCTGGACTATCGACCATTTATTGAGTCTTAAAGATCCCCTTGATAGCGGCATTTTTAAATATCATTTCGAGATGGTAGGGGAGTCGTAA